A genomic window from Diospyros lotus cultivar Yz01 chromosome 2, ASM1463336v1, whole genome shotgun sequence includes:
- the LOC127794426 gene encoding cytochrome P450 71A1-like: protein MTVFLLLLLAIPIVFFVLQKLKQSGGRFQLPPGPPRLPFVGNLHQLDKSALYRHLWQLSKIYGPLMSLQLGSRPILVVSSAKMAKQFLKTHDAQFAGRPSMVGQLKLSYNGLDLAFAPFDDNWREMRKICNLHLFGAKRVQSFRSIREDEVSKMIKKINKLASDSKPINLSEILLSLTNTIICRIAIGKSYDDESCEKSRFHDVLGEIEEMLGGFFFSDYLPCMSWVDKLTGQSIRLERTFKALDGFLQQVIDEHLIDKKSGKIGGEDIIDVLLQLKDDGSSTIKLSMDHIKAVLMDIFAAGTDTSAVTLVWIMTELVKNPEAMKKIQDEVRNIDTEKEILYETDLQHLPYLEAIVKETWRLHPPAPLLVPHETIQQCTIGPYTIQPKTIVFVNAWAIGRDPDSWENPEEFLPNRFINSSIDFKGQNFELIPFGAGRRICPGIHLGVVMVELALANLVRSFNWEVPFGLKKEDIDTEVRPGITMHKKTPLCLLATKY, encoded by the exons ATGACAgtgtttcttctccttctcttagCAATCCCTATAGTTTTCTTCGTCCTCCAAAAACTAAAGCAAAGTGGAGGAAGATTTCAGCTCCCACCAGGGCCTCCAAGGCTCCCCTTTGTTGGAAACTTGCACCAGCTTGACAAATCGGCTCTCTATCGCCATCTATGGCAACTCTCCAAGATTTATGGCCCCCTCATGTCTCTGCAACTCGGTTCTCGACCCATTCTTGTGGTTTCCTCAGCAAAGATGGCCAAACAGTTCTTGAAAACCCATGACGCTCAGTTCGCCGGTCGGCCTTCTATGGTTGGCCAACTGAAGCTGTCTTATAATGGTTTAGATTTAGCTTTTGCACCTTTTGATGACAACtggagagaaatgagaaagatTTGCAATCTTCACCTATTCGGTGCCAAGAGAGTTCAGTCCTTTCGTTCCATTCGAGAAGATGAAGTTTCAAAAATGATCAAGAAGATTAACAAGCTTGCCTCTGATTCAAAACCCATCAATTTGAGTGAGATACTGCTTTCTTTGACGAACACCATTATTTGTAGGATTGCTATTGGAAAAAGCTATGATGACGAGAGCTGTGAGAAAAGTAGGTTTCATGATGTTCTTGGCGAAATCGAAGAGATGTTAGGAGGCTTCTTCTTCTCAGACTATTTACCATGTATGAGTTGGGTTGATAAACTTACAGGACAATCAATTCGGCTTGAGAGAACTTTCAAGGCATTAGATGGATTCTTGCAACAAGTCATTGATGAGCATCTGATAGATAAAAAGAGTGGTAAGATTGGAGGAGAGGATATTATTGATGTCTTACTTCAGTTAAAAGATGATGGCTCATCCACAATCAAGCTCTCAATGGATCACATCAAAGCAGTTCTTATG GATATATTTGCTGCTGGGACAGACACAAGTGCAGTCACGTTGGTTTGGATAATGACAGAGCTAGTAAAGAATCCAGAAGCCatgaaaaaaattcaagacGAAGTAAGAAACATTGACACGGAGAAAGAAATTCTGTATGAAACTGATCTCCAACACCTTCCTTACCTTGAAGCAATAGTGAAAGAAACATGGAGATTGCACCCTCCAGCTCCATTGTTAGTTCCGCATGAAACAATTCAACAATGCACCATCGGTCCCTACACAATTCAGCCAAAAACCATAGTTTTCGTGAATGCTTGGGCAATTGGAAGAGATCCAGATTCTTGGGAGAACCCAGAAGAGTTTCTCCCGAATAGATTCATCAACAGTTCTATTGATTTTAAAggacaaaattttgaattgattccATTTGGTGCTGGACGAAGAATATGCCCCGGAATTCATTTGGGAGTTGTTATGGTGGAGCTTGCTCTAGCAAATCTTGTACGTTCCTTTAACTGGGAAGTCCCTTTTGGGTTGAAAAAGGAGGATATTGATACAGAAGTTAGACCAGGAATAACTATGCATAAGAAAACTCCTTTATGTCTCTTAGCCACCAAGTATTAG